In Streptomyces sp. NBC_01283, the DNA window CGAATCAGGCCGTTGGCGAGCGGCACGCTCGGCGCAGCTGAGGAGCGCGTTTCGGGAACGGTTCTGCCCCTACGACGACGGACACGCCGCGGAACGGATCGTGCGGCATGTGGTGTTCGGCGAAACGACCCCACGGCCCGCCGTCGTGCCGCTCTCGGAGCGCCACCCCGCGCCGGCGCCGCAGGCACTTGACGCGGCCCTGCCCGGATCCGACCCTGCCGGGTTGTCGCTGTCCTCCGCCCGTCTGTTGCAGCGCCCTCCCACCGCCCCCAGGACCTGATATGCCTGAAGCTCTCGTACCCCTCCCAGCCCTCGTCCAGAAAGCGGACGCATCACCGCGTGCGGTGGGCTGTCTCGATGCGCAGGGCAGGCTCCGGCCGCAAAGCCAGGTGCTCTGCCACTGGATCCCCCGCGGCCCGTGGGTCCAGCACCGCCCAAATCCCGGGGGCACCGCCGCCGCCACAAGCGGCCTGGAGCCGCTGTGCCGGACCGCCCTCCGCTGCACCAGCCTCTCCCCTGTGGCCCAAGGCTCGGACTTCATCTGCGGCAAACAGTCCTGCCCTCAAGGAAACGAACAGCTCCAGCGAGCCTCACGCACCTCTCTACCGCCAGCCCCCACGCCCCTAGATCACAGCCGTAGAGGGCCCTTCACCGCGGTACCCCTCCCACCGCATCACTGCGACGTACGTCCCCCAACCAAGGAGCCGACCTCACTAGGAGGCAGTCATGCCGCGCTTCACCATCATCATCCCCACCCATGGCGTGCCAGGACGGCTCACCGACTGCCTGGGATCGGTACTCGAACAGTCCTTCGAGGACTTCGAGCTGATCGCTGTCGTCGATGACAGCGAAGGACCGGCGGACCTGTGCTCGACGATCGTCGCCGAGCACGCGGAGCGCGACCCGCGCGTGCGCCGCACACAGTCCTCGCCCAGCGACGGCCTGCCCGGGGCGCGGAACGCCGGGGCAGCGGTGGCGAACGGCCAGTACGTGTTGTTCCTCGACGGCGACGACATGCTCGTGCCGCGCGCGCTGGCGGCCATCGACACCCGGCTCGCCGAGACCGACGACCCCGATCTGCTGTTCTTCGACCATGAGCGGGTGCACTGGTTCGAGGGCTCCCAGGGACCAACCCTCCAGCGGCTTTGGAAGGGCGCTCCGGCGGGCGCCTTCTCTGCGGAGCAGCATGCCGCGCTGCCCGACCCCATGGTGCCCGCGTTCTGTGGCGCCTACCGGCGCAGCTTC includes these proteins:
- a CDS encoding CDP-glycerol glycerophosphotransferase family protein gives rise to the protein ESGRWRAARSAQLRSAFRERFCPYDDGHAAERIVRHVVFGETTPRPAVVPLSERHPAPAPQALDAALPGSDPAGLSLSSARLLQRPPTAPRT